Proteins from a single region of Candidatus Eisenbacteria bacterium:
- a CDS encoding methyltransferase domain-containing protein, translating to MSERNAAAVLDATDETLLAAGIGWKVASWTRAMREAFQYLPGDLHGKTLVELGGGRSGLNLFLGRLGCRLLCIDRRLDFSKECRDLHHRHGVACEHVLSDARRLALPSASVDFVVMKSVLGGVYSEFGREGALECVAGVREVLKPGGAMIALEQLRGDPMTGWLRRVKFPTRRWHYFTIEEFTPGTSSSLVEGFARVQCRAMTVTSHSAEDWLGHQSPIVRGAVAMDQLIEPMVPPNWRHLISVVATAA from the coding sequence GTGTCCGAGCGGAACGCCGCAGCCGTGCTCGACGCCACGGACGAAACGCTGCTCGCCGCCGGCATCGGCTGGAAGGTCGCGAGCTGGACCCGGGCGATGCGCGAGGCGTTTCAATACCTGCCCGGCGACCTTCACGGGAAAACGCTGGTCGAGCTCGGCGGCGGGCGCAGCGGGCTCAACCTGTTCCTCGGCCGCCTCGGCTGCCGCCTCTTGTGCATCGATCGTCGCCTCGACTTTTCGAAGGAGTGCCGGGATCTCCACCATCGCCACGGCGTGGCGTGCGAGCACGTGCTGAGCGACGCGCGCCGCCTGGCCTTGCCGAGCGCGAGCGTGGACTTCGTGGTGATGAAGTCCGTGCTCGGCGGTGTTTACTCGGAGTTCGGCCGCGAAGGCGCTTTGGAGTGCGTTGCCGGCGTGCGCGAGGTGCTGAAGCCGGGCGGCGCGATGATCGCGCTCGAGCAGCTGCGGGGCGATCCGATGACCGGGTGGCTGCGGCGGGTGAAGTTTCCGACCCGCCGATGGCATTACTTCACGATCGAGGAGTTCACGCCCGGGACGTCGTCGTCGCTGGTCGAGGGGTTCGCGAGGGTGCAGTGCCGGGCGATGACGGTGACGAGCCACAGCGCCGAGGACTGGCTCGGGCACCAGAGCCCGATCGTGCGCGGCGCCGTGGCCATGGATCAGCTCATCGAGCCGATGGTGCCGCCCAACTGGCGGCACCTGATCTCGGTGGTCGCGACGGCGGCTTAG